One segment of Candidatus Neomarinimicrobiota bacterium DNA contains the following:
- the fabA gene encoding bifunctional 3-hydroxydecanoyl-ACP dehydratase/trans-2-decenoyl-ACP isomerase: MKYQEFLARTSFEKEDLLAFAHGHLIQDAPGEMGRLPAPPLLMVDRVTWVDKRGRRGHITAEKDIRIDDWFFQCHFLGDPVQPGILGLDAIWQLIGFYCSLNGATGSGRALGCDAVEFNGQIRPHNRIVRYEIEIRRFSEIRETGAMIALGNGKVFVDDELVYVMKNAKAGIFKDIAYTDYPIRSDHAIGGLPPHEESTLDKVLKRFRRNDGQ; the protein is encoded by the coding sequence ATGAAATATCAGGAATTTCTTGCACGCACATCTTTTGAGAAAGAGGATCTGCTTGCATTTGCCCATGGGCATTTGATTCAGGATGCTCCCGGTGAAATGGGACGTCTTCCGGCTCCTCCCCTTCTTATGGTGGATCGTGTAACCTGGGTGGATAAGCGGGGACGGCGGGGTCACATAACGGCTGAAAAGGATATTCGAATTGATGACTGGTTTTTTCAGTGCCATTTTCTTGGCGACCCTGTTCAGCCGGGTATACTTGGACTGGATGCCATCTGGCAATTGATCGGATTTTATTGTTCACTGAACGGAGCGACCGGTTCCGGTCGGGCCCTGGGATGTGACGCGGTGGAATTTAATGGACAAATTCGTCCCCATAACCGAATTGTCCGTTATGAAATTGAAATCCGGCGTTTTAGTGAGATCAGAGAAACCGGAGCCATGATTGCCTTGGGGAACGGGAAAGTATTTGTGGATGACGAACTGGTTTATGTAATGAAAAATGCCAAGGCCGGAATATTTAAGGATATTGCATATACAGATTATCCCATCCGTTCCGATCATGCCATTGGAGGATTACCACCCCACGAAGAATCAACCCTCGACAAAGTTCTTAAACGATTCCGGAGGAATGATGGACAATAA
- a CDS encoding CPBP family intramembrane metalloprotease, producing the protein MIKNKSLLFWSLFITLFVLGSAYAWLKFTDAFPVVNVQVNTDREEAVRIAKQTAESRGFSVSGMQTAVRFDLDREVQYYTELEAGGKEAFGKMLADTLYEPYTWLVRFFRERQDEEFLVRLTPGGQVYGFYEKVPEDNPGEILSESEARSLVAGLSKSYHVPLHAYNEVEVSSEIKPGGRMDHVFVYERPDITLGKDGRYRIRFTVTGNTVTQIKRYVEVPEAFRLRYENMRAANRTISNVGLVAMFLFLGVGGLAGLFTLLKRHAVKWKPALYWGGGIAVLQIAALFNQWPLIWMNYDTALSKNNFVFQQIFDFILLGMVLAFVMTLTFAVAEGLTRMAFPRKICLWKVWNGPVAATGEIHKQTWIGLLSTGIFFGFSTIFYIVATRYWNWWSPASPLYDPNILAHIIPSLNPLAISLQAGFWEEALFRAIPLAGAALLGERFGRKKWWIGGALVLQALIFGAAHASYANQPAFARVVELFIPSLAFGFLYLHYGLLPGVILHFVYDVVWISLPLFNTSAPGSGVHRTLVILLTLFPLGIIFFHRLRLGKQEIKASYLNGKHVVKVLKKEKPPELPLKTGQITPMARGFLFLFGLFFLVIWYHYTSFENEDSGLRVGRAEARRASEAALAERGFELADSMWMVSERVVIPQEREGRFARQSGGETGYRQLMGTFLSGPGWVIRYARFSGEVPERAEEFKIHVVGDGEVRRFIHRLPEARPAPSLSEKDAEKKADAFLRARLGLDPLLLKKISVIPQKMPNRTDWTFTWADTLRYPLNAGEGRLNVTISGNEVSRYNPGYIHIPEQWDREERNRETLLSLIQILSVVLLFILLIIMAVSAYQEETHDQFPKKVWVILGGIVLLAGLFHMWNTWPVTRFNLNPAEPLQGQIFRTIAFGVIRSLVMAFCLPLFLFLIRDYKSDHMRDRPSRWVGLSAGLWGLGILVLVQSRLTFYNPVWADYSALNARIPLMHLLVMRIWVFSIICILFMILFRGVDHLTGGGVRKRAYGYLAFLVTGFGLSALFFMDTQISWFGSGLVLFLWSAWVYRVVFRAMPSAIPFAIFPFFAAYAYTQIRYEGYPDVLIAESLVLAGLLIIAFLFSLYLRVRQNKI; encoded by the coding sequence ATGATAAAAAATAAATCGCTTCTCTTTTGGTCCCTTTTTATCACCCTCTTTGTTTTAGGAAGTGCTTATGCGTGGTTGAAGTTTACCGATGCCTTTCCCGTTGTGAATGTTCAGGTGAATACAGATAGGGAAGAAGCTGTCAGAATTGCAAAGCAAACCGCAGAATCCCGTGGATTTTCTGTAAGCGGCATGCAGACTGCCGTTCGCTTTGATCTGGACCGGGAAGTGCAGTACTATACCGAATTGGAAGCCGGCGGAAAAGAAGCTTTCGGGAAAATGCTGGCAGATACCCTTTATGAACCCTATACCTGGCTTGTTCGCTTTTTCCGGGAACGTCAGGATGAAGAATTTCTGGTCCGTCTGACTCCCGGCGGACAGGTTTATGGATTCTATGAGAAGGTCCCGGAGGATAATCCCGGAGAAATCCTTTCCGAATCAGAAGCGCGGTCTTTGGTCGCCGGACTATCAAAAAGTTATCATGTTCCACTTCATGCTTATAATGAAGTGGAAGTCTCGTCGGAAATAAAACCCGGTGGGAGGATGGATCATGTTTTTGTCTATGAACGACCGGATATTACCCTGGGAAAGGATGGTCGGTATCGGATTCGTTTTACAGTCACCGGGAATACCGTCACTCAGATAAAGAGATATGTCGAAGTGCCGGAAGCCTTCCGATTGCGATACGAAAATATGCGGGCAGCAAACCGGACCATTTCAAATGTGGGATTGGTGGCCATGTTCCTCTTTCTGGGTGTGGGCGGATTGGCAGGATTATTCACCCTTTTAAAACGACATGCCGTTAAATGGAAACCTGCTCTGTATTGGGGCGGAGGGATTGCCGTCCTTCAGATTGCGGCCCTTTTTAATCAATGGCCTCTGATCTGGATGAATTACGATACAGCCCTGTCAAAGAACAATTTTGTGTTCCAACAGATTTTTGACTTTATTCTCTTGGGAATGGTTCTGGCTTTTGTGATGACCCTGACCTTTGCAGTAGCCGAAGGTCTGACCCGCATGGCTTTTCCCCGGAAAATATGCCTTTGGAAAGTGTGGAACGGACCTGTTGCCGCGACAGGTGAAATTCATAAACAGACCTGGATCGGTTTATTGTCCACGGGGATATTTTTTGGTTTTTCCACAATTTTCTATATTGTTGCGACCCGCTACTGGAATTGGTGGTCACCTGCCAGTCCTCTCTATGATCCCAATATTCTGGCCCATATTATTCCCTCGTTGAATCCTTTGGCAATTTCCCTCCAGGCCGGATTTTGGGAGGAAGCCCTTTTCAGGGCCATACCTCTCGCCGGAGCAGCCCTTCTTGGGGAAAGGTTTGGCCGGAAAAAATGGTGGATTGGTGGAGCCCTTGTGCTCCAGGCCTTGATTTTTGGGGCAGCTCATGCTTCCTATGCGAATCAGCCTGCCTTTGCCCGGGTTGTGGAACTCTTTATTCCGTCTCTGGCCTTCGGATTCCTTTATCTTCATTATGGCCTCCTGCCCGGAGTGATTTTGCATTTTGTATATGATGTGGTGTGGATTTCCCTGCCACTCTTCAATACCTCCGCCCCCGGAAGCGGAGTACACAGGACCCTGGTCATCCTGCTGACCCTCTTTCCCCTGGGGATTATCTTTTTTCACCGGTTGAGACTTGGAAAACAAGAAATCAAAGCGTCATATCTGAATGGCAAACATGTCGTGAAAGTCCTTAAAAAAGAAAAACCTCCTGAATTGCCTTTGAAAACCGGGCAGATTACACCCATGGCCAGGGGATTTTTATTTCTTTTCGGACTTTTTTTCCTTGTGATCTGGTATCATTATACGTCCTTTGAAAATGAGGATTCCGGATTAAGAGTGGGGCGGGCTGAGGCCCGGAGGGCCTCCGAAGCGGCTCTTGCTGAGCGGGGTTTTGAGTTGGCAGACAGTATGTGGATGGTGAGTGAACGGGTAGTGATACCACAGGAACGGGAGGGCCGCTTCGCCCGGCAGAGCGGTGGTGAAACGGGGTACCGGCAACTCATGGGGACATTCCTTTCCGGCCCCGGCTGGGTTATCCGCTATGCACGCTTCTCCGGTGAAGTGCCGGAAAGGGCTGAAGAGTTTAAAATTCATGTTGTGGGGGATGGCGAAGTCCGCCGTTTCATCCACCGCCTGCCGGAAGCCCGCCCCGCCCCCTCGCTCTCCGAAAAGGACGCTGAAAAAAAAGCGGATGCCTTCCTCCGTGCCCGTTTGGGTCTCGATCCCCTTTTACTGAAGAAAATATCCGTCATCCCCCAAAAGATGCCGAATCGTACAGATTGGACCTTTACATGGGCCGATACACTGCGATATCCCCTCAATGCAGGAGAAGGCCGCCTGAATGTGACGATTTCCGGAAATGAAGTGAGTCGCTACAATCCGGGCTACATTCATATTCCGGAACAATGGGACAGGGAAGAACGGAACCGGGAGACCCTGCTGAGTCTGATTCAAATCCTGTCTGTAGTGTTACTGTTCATCCTGCTTATTATAATGGCTGTTTCGGCTTATCAGGAAGAAACTCATGATCAGTTTCCTAAAAAAGTTTGGGTTATCCTGGGGGGTATTGTTTTATTGGCAGGTCTCTTTCACATGTGGAATACATGGCCGGTCACCCGATTTAACCTGAATCCGGCTGAGCCATTGCAAGGACAGATATTCCGTACAATTGCCTTTGGTGTAATCCGCAGTCTGGTGATGGCGTTTTGTCTGCCCCTGTTTTTATTTTTAATACGTGATTACAAATCGGACCACATGCGGGACCGGCCATCGCGGTGGGTAGGTTTATCGGCCGGTCTGTGGGGATTGGGCATATTGGTACTGGTTCAAAGCAGGCTGACCTTTTATAATCCGGTCTGGGCCGATTATTCAGCACTCAATGCCCGAATCCCCCTGATGCATCTCCTTGTTATGCGTATATGGGTTTTTTCCATCATCTGTATATTGTTCATGATACTCTTTCGTGGCGTAGATCATCTGACAGGAGGTGGAGTCCGCAAGCGAGCTTATGGATATCTTGCATTTCTCGTCACCGGATTCGGTCTATCAGCTCTCTTTTTCATGGATACACAGATAAGCTGGTTCGGATCCGGATTGGTGCTTTTTCTCTGGTCCGCCTGGGTATACCGGGTTGTTTTCCGGGCAATGCCCTCAGCGATACCCTTTGCCATTTTCCCCTTTTTCGCTGCCTATGCATATACCCAAATCCGCTATGAAGGATATCCGGATGTTTTAATAGCTGAATCTCTGGTCCTGGCGGGACTTTTAATCATTGCTTTTCTTTTCAGCCTCTATTTAAGAGTGAGACAGAACAAAATATGA
- a CDS encoding beta-hydroxyacyl-ACP dehydratase, with the protein MMDNKPAPEHIREKVLGTMPQKHPFRFVDAIRELSTEEISGEYRVTGDEFFFPGHFPGRPTMPGVILIEAMAQVAVVALGIYETMVTGGDLNKVTLFTECEIEFFNVVPPKSKILIHGKKIYFRRGKIKSKAWVTLEDGTLIARGNLAGIGAEV; encoded by the coding sequence ATGATGGACAATAAACCAGCACCTGAACATATTAGAGAGAAAGTCTTGGGAACCATGCCTCAAAAGCACCCTTTCCGTTTTGTCGATGCCATTCGTGAACTTTCCACAGAGGAAATCAGCGGTGAATACAGAGTGACTGGTGATGAATTTTTCTTTCCCGGTCATTTTCCCGGAAGACCTACCATGCCCGGGGTAATTCTTATTGAAGCCATGGCCCAGGTTGCGGTAGTAGCCCTGGGGATATATGAAACAATGGTGACAGGGGGAGATCTGAATAAGGTAACCCTCTTTACGGAATGTGAAATAGAATTTTTTAATGTGGTTCCGCCGAAAAGTAAAATACTGATTCATGGGAAAAAGATTTACTTCCGGCGGGGTAAAATTAAAAGTAAAGCATGGGTGACCCTGGAAGACGGGACACTGATCGCCCGGGGAAACCTTGCCGGAATAGGAGCAGAGGTATGA
- a CDS encoding peptidyl-prolyl cis-trans isomerase, translating into MVRQDIRDGLIFQAYLEQVIDPEIEVPDEVLREAYKEPVSASVRHILLSTQGQNSEEKAETRKKMEGILKRARSGEDFSELAKEYSEDPGSKERGGLYENFSRGQMVPAFDEAAFTEPVGSITDIVETQFGYHIIKILDRKSETRPFEEVRDSLRENELSSLRNAAIEAKLEELKEKYNYSKEF; encoded by the coding sequence ATGGTCCGGCAGGACATTCGTGATGGATTGATTTTCCAGGCCTATCTGGAACAAGTCATTGACCCTGAAATAGAAGTCCCGGATGAAGTCCTGCGGGAAGCTTATAAAGAGCCGGTATCTGCATCAGTCCGCCATATACTGCTTTCAACACAGGGACAGAATTCTGAAGAGAAGGCAGAAACCCGGAAGAAAATGGAAGGAATTCTCAAACGTGCCCGCTCCGGAGAAGATTTTTCCGAGTTGGCAAAAGAGTATTCAGAAGATCCCGGTTCCAAGGAGAGGGGCGGACTTTATGAGAATTTTTCCCGTGGACAGATGGTCCCGGCATTTGATGAAGCTGCTTTTACAGAACCTGTCGGATCAATTACAGATATCGTAGAGACCCAATTCGGATATCATATTATCAAGATTCTGGACCGAAAATCCGAAACACGACCTTTTGAAGAGGTCCGCGATTCACTTCGGGAAAATGAACTCTCATCACTCCGGAATGCTGCGATTGAAGCCAAATTGGAAGAGCTCAAGGAAAAATATAATTATTCTAAAGAGTTTTAA
- a CDS encoding epoxyqueuosine reductase QueH — MNSTHPKILLHTCCAPCATASTLRLLKDDYDVTFFFSNSNIFPREEYEKRLENARKLADILHLPLIEDDYDHTSWRQWIRGLEREPERGKRCEKCFQYSLKRTSNKAKKLNIPFITTTLTISPYKISPVIFRIGRQFPGFVEYNFKKKDGYKESIRLSRKWDLYRQNYCGCEFSMKVPGKK, encoded by the coding sequence ATGAATAGCACACATCCCAAAATCCTGCTTCATACCTGCTGTGCCCCGTGTGCCACGGCTTCAACACTTCGTTTGTTAAAAGATGACTATGATGTGACCTTTTTTTTCAGTAATTCAAACATTTTTCCCCGGGAAGAGTATGAAAAGCGCCTGGAAAATGCCCGGAAACTGGCGGATATTTTGCATCTTCCACTGATTGAAGACGATTATGATCACACGTCTTGGCGGCAGTGGATTCGTGGACTTGAAAGAGAACCGGAACGTGGCAAACGCTGTGAAAAATGTTTTCAATACAGTCTTAAACGAACTTCCAATAAAGCGAAAAAACTGAATATCCCCTTTATTACCACCACATTAACTATCAGTCCTTATAAAATTTCCCCTGTCATTTTCCGTATCGGCCGCCAATTTCCAGGTTTTGTGGAATACAATTTTAAAAAGAAAGACGGCTATAAAGAAAGCATCCGGCTCAGCCGTAAATGGGATTTATACCGGCAAAATTATTGCGGGTGTGAATTTTCTATGAAAGTACCGGGCAAAAAGTAA
- the miaA gene encoding tRNA (adenosine(37)-N6)-dimethylallyltransferase MiaA — translation MNQPELVIVTGPTASGKTELAVRMALEMKGVIISADSRQVYKYMDIGTAKPTPEEQKGIPHYLMDFLDPTQTYSAGKFGRDARKLIDTFMKEKRPVIVCGGSGLYIQAMLGFIPEGQKADSEIRKLIRQRGETKGWHILWQQLQELDPEYGRITDSNNIRRISRAWEIIEQTGKTPSEHFASQEKSFPWKYRFIVTDIPRKELWRRIEIRTRRMIEKGFEREVRCLLDKGYSPSLNALNTVGYKEMIAHVRGEYSLEDAEHWINIRTRQYAKKQITWNKKMLKRY, via the coding sequence ATGAATCAACCGGAACTCGTCATTGTTACAGGTCCCACTGCTTCGGGGAAAACTGAATTGGCTGTCCGTATGGCCCTGGAAATGAAGGGGGTGATTATATCTGCTGACAGCCGGCAGGTTTACAAATACATGGATATTGGCACAGCAAAACCCACCCCGGAGGAGCAGAAAGGCATTCCTCACTATCTGATGGATTTTCTGGATCCCACCCAGACTTACAGTGCCGGTAAATTTGGACGAGATGCCCGGAAATTGATTGACACTTTTATGAAAGAAAAGCGTCCTGTTATCGTCTGTGGCGGTAGTGGTTTGTATATCCAGGCCATGCTGGGTTTTATCCCTGAAGGGCAAAAAGCAGATTCTGAAATACGCAAGTTAATCCGCCAGAGAGGTGAAACAAAAGGTTGGCATATCCTGTGGCAGCAGTTGCAGGAACTTGACCCGGAATATGGAAGAATAACAGATTCCAACAATATCCGCCGTATATCAAGGGCTTGGGAAATCATTGAACAAACGGGGAAAACACCAAGTGAACATTTTGCGTCCCAGGAAAAGTCTTTCCCCTGGAAATACCGTTTTATTGTCACGGATATTCCCCGAAAAGAGTTATGGCGTCGTATTGAAATCAGGACCCGGCGTATGATTGAAAAGGGCTTTGAAAGGGAAGTCCGTTGTTTGCTGGACAAAGGATACAGTCCCTCACTTAATGCCCTGAATACCGTTGGTTACAAAGAGATGATCGCCCATGTCCGGGGAGAGTACAGCCTGGAAGACGCCGAGCACTGGATCAATATCCGGACGCGGCAATATGCAAAAAAACAAATAACCTGGAACAAGAAAATGTTAAAGCGGTATTAG
- a CDS encoding SDR family oxidoreductase, which produces MQFENKRYWGVILGASSGFGLATAKKLASQGMNICAVHRDRRGAMKNVEEEFDAIKACGVKFLSMNTNALDPEARQEVLNTLQKNLGEGEKIRMLLHSIAFGNLKLVAPFPDGNRQASVRTLLAEKLGISREKMDTAIQDLFSVGVSRLYPLADPPAYSNERLASEEDFSNTIYAMGTSLLGWVQDIFSRKIFASDARVFGLTSEGNSVAWRGYAPVSAAKAVLESVSRTLAVEMAPYGIRCNIIQAGVTDTPALRHIPGHAHIVSSAMLRNPFKRLTRPEDVANVIALLCTDEAAWINGDIIRVDGGEHIAG; this is translated from the coding sequence ATGCAATTTGAGAACAAGCGATACTGGGGCGTGATATTAGGAGCATCCAGCGGTTTTGGTCTGGCCACGGCTAAAAAGCTGGCTTCACAAGGGATGAATATTTGTGCGGTTCACAGGGATCGCCGGGGTGCAATGAAGAATGTTGAAGAGGAATTTGATGCCATTAAAGCTTGCGGTGTAAAATTTCTCTCTATGAATACAAATGCTCTGGATCCCGAAGCCCGTCAGGAAGTATTGAATACACTGCAAAAAAATTTAGGAGAAGGAGAGAAAATCCGGATGCTTCTCCATTCTATTGCTTTTGGCAATCTAAAACTGGTTGCACCATTCCCGGATGGTAACAGACAGGCATCTGTCCGGACTCTTCTGGCAGAAAAGCTTGGAATTTCCAGGGAAAAAATGGATACAGCTATTCAGGATCTTTTTTCTGTTGGTGTGTCCCGGCTCTATCCTCTGGCCGATCCTCCGGCATACAGCAATGAACGGCTGGCTTCGGAAGAGGATTTTTCCAACACCATCTATGCCATGGGAACCAGTCTTCTGGGATGGGTTCAGGATATTTTTTCCCGGAAAATTTTTGCTTCCGATGCACGGGTGTTTGGACTAACCAGTGAAGGAAACAGTGTGGCCTGGCGGGGATATGCACCCGTAAGCGCGGCGAAGGCCGTTCTAGAGTCCGTTTCCAGGACCCTTGCCGTAGAGATGGCACCTTATGGGATTCGGTGCAATATTATTCAGGCTGGAGTGACGGATACGCCGGCTTTACGTCATATTCCGGGACACGCACATATTGTCTCATCCGCCATGCTGAGAAATCCTTTTAAACGGCTTACCCGCCCCGAAGACGTGGCAAATGTCATCGCCCTTTTATGTACGGATGAAGCAGCCTGGATTAATGGTGACATTATCCGGGTAGATGGCGGAGAACATATTGCCGGATGA
- the mutL gene encoding DNA mismatch repair endonuclease MutL — MPVIQIMPESLSNRIAAGEVVQRPASVVKELIENSLDAKATEIVIQIEDGGRELIRVADNGEGMERDDLLLAFEQHATSKLFDIEDLTAIKTLGFRGEALASIASVSRVDARTCNNETGEGFRLLINGGKVDRLEGAAMKRGTSITVRNLFFNIPARKKFLKSANSEYRHIVEIVRRFALARPHIRFHLTANEKDVYILPPEDLSSRLNRIFSKRLTENCITVYEEEPPLVLKGFIGTRELVRRKSGEQYLYVNGRLVTDRMMNSAVYSAFGGHLDKGEFPFFVLFLTLPSAEVDVNVHPAKTEVKFRSEWQIYQFVRRSCEQAIRDWTGESMENSQSGKLNDRDFFSGERPVHVTAPPRLEGEQLSFSEKVERDKPFQGIEKPSFSAANLSLDERIRRFEKSITESVPDETHPLLTERNFWQAHGRYIFTQISSGVVVIDQRAAHTRILYDRAIKALEQASSSASQQLLFPITLELSPDDYSILLEIVPSLEKLGFSMREFGRHSILIEAIPVDLQWLEEGKVVLQILDDYKNSRRLHNPVSEKIALAYAERAAVRRGEELTPAEMQRLTDELFQTENPYLSPSGKPVIIRFTLNELDRRFERN; from the coding sequence GTGCCTGTCATTCAAATCATGCCGGAATCGTTAAGTAATCGCATTGCTGCCGGGGAGGTGGTTCAAAGACCTGCTTCTGTCGTTAAGGAGTTAATTGAAAACAGTCTGGATGCAAAAGCAACGGAAATTGTAATTCAGATTGAAGATGGAGGACGTGAGCTGATCCGTGTAGCCGATAATGGAGAGGGAATGGAGCGGGATGATCTCCTGCTGGCCTTTGAACAACATGCTACAAGTAAACTCTTTGATATTGAAGATCTTACTGCAATTAAAACATTAGGGTTCAGGGGAGAGGCTCTTGCCAGTATAGCTTCCGTATCACGAGTTGACGCCAGAACCTGTAATAACGAAACGGGTGAAGGATTCAGGCTTTTGATCAATGGCGGAAAAGTTGACCGGCTGGAAGGCGCCGCCATGAAACGTGGGACATCCATAACTGTACGAAATCTTTTTTTTAATATACCGGCAAGAAAAAAATTTCTTAAATCGGCAAATTCGGAATATCGCCATATTGTGGAAATCGTCCGGCGATTTGCCCTGGCCAGACCCCACATACGTTTTCATCTGACAGCCAATGAAAAGGATGTCTACATCCTGCCGCCGGAGGACTTATCCTCACGGTTAAACCGGATTTTTTCAAAACGTTTGACGGAAAATTGTATCACCGTTTACGAGGAAGAACCGCCCCTGGTTCTTAAAGGGTTTATCGGCACCCGGGAACTGGTCCGGCGGAAAAGTGGTGAACAGTATCTTTATGTAAATGGACGCCTTGTAACCGATCGCATGATGAACAGTGCTGTTTATTCAGCTTTTGGTGGACATCTGGATAAAGGTGAATTTCCCTTTTTTGTTCTCTTTCTTACGCTGCCGTCTGCAGAAGTGGATGTCAATGTCCATCCTGCAAAAACAGAGGTGAAATTCAGAAGTGAGTGGCAGATATATCAATTTGTCCGGCGGAGTTGTGAACAGGCTATCCGGGATTGGACAGGAGAATCAATGGAAAACAGTCAATCCGGAAAATTGAATGATCGGGATTTTTTTTCAGGAGAACGTCCGGTACATGTAACGGCTCCTCCCAGGCTCGAAGGGGAACAGCTTTCGTTTTCCGAAAAGGTTGAAAGAGATAAACCGTTTCAGGGGATTGAAAAACCCTCATTTTCCGCTGCAAATCTCTCGCTGGATGAACGGATTCGCCGTTTTGAAAAAAGCATTACAGAGAGTGTCCCGGACGAAACACACCCGCTTCTGACCGAACGGAATTTCTGGCAGGCCCATGGAAGGTATATCTTTACACAAATTTCCAGCGGCGTGGTTGTGATTGATCAGCGGGCAGCCCACACCCGCATTCTCTACGACAGGGCCATCAAAGCTTTGGAACAGGCTTCGTCTTCTGCCAGCCAGCAGCTTCTTTTTCCCATAACCCTGGAACTCTCACCTGACGATTATTCCATCCTCCTGGAGATTGTTCCGTCTCTGGAAAAGCTGGGCTTTTCCATGCGGGAATTTGGCAGGCATTCAATCCTTATTGAAGCAATCCCGGTAGATTTACAGTGGCTTGAGGAAGGAAAAGTTGTTTTGCAGATTCTGGATGATTATAAAAACTCAAGGCGTTTGCATAATCCAGTCAGTGAAAAAATTGCCCTGGCCTATGCCGAAAGAGCGGCTGTCCGCAGGGGTGAAGAGCTGACACCTGCTGAAATGCAAAGACTTACAGACGAACTGTTTCAAACGGAAAATCCTTACCTTTCCCCTTCCGGCAAACCGGTTATTATCAGGTTTACGCTGAATGAACTGGACCGCCGGTTCGAAAGAAATTAA